One Streptomyces sp. L2 genomic window carries:
- a CDS encoding ComEC/Rec2 family competence protein, which yields MHAASGHRRGDAHPRQEGPVDLRLVPAALAVWGTAALVLVLPPGWAIGITGVCLVAGVVLLSAGRPGRVRARLGRARAPVAAVLLCVAAAAASAGLHGADVRRGPVPELARRFATVTAEVELSGDPWLSRPRVRGDHAAPVAVLVRGEVREVEQRDGTAVRTRSPVLVVVDAEVPAPPGAGAREAPEPGARGGRSGWLGLLPSTRLRVTGRLAPALAAGDRTAAVLRVRKRPAPEIVAGPSGPQRLAGRLRAGLREATAGLPADARALLPGLVVGDTSRITPDLDDAFKETDLAHTLAVSGSNLTILLALLIGPPGLAQRAERRGLAPRLGLSLRATALLAAVLTLGFVLVCRPDPSVLRAAACGAVALLALATGRRRSLIPALAAAVLLLVLYDPWLARGYGFLLSVLATGALLVVAPGWSEALRRRRVPARLAEALGAAAAAQACCAPVVAVLSARVSLVAVPCNLLAEIAVAPATVLGFAALAVAPAAMPVAKALAWCAGWPAAWIAKVARTGAALPGAGVDWPGSWAGALLLVAVTAVAALAGRWLLRHPWWCAALGVLLLLVVVRPVPLTRVVTGWPPPGWRFAMCDVGQGDATVLAAGQGAGVVVDAGPDPELVDRCLRELGVTRIPLLVLTHFHADHVAGLTGVLRGRTVAAIETTGFEEPAQEAEFVGKEAAARHIPVSRAVAGEEQRTGPLSWQVLWPPAAPAAEPDGPNDASVALLVRTGGLRLLLLGDLEPPAQQALLHSPVAAELGAVDVLKVAHHGSAYQDPDLIRLVSPRVALISVGTGNPYGHPAPATVAALRADGAMVLRTDRDGAIAVSGRGGAGGELRVTRD from the coding sequence GTGCATGCGGCTTCCGGTCACCGGCGGGGGGACGCTCATCCCCGGCAGGAGGGGCCGGTGGATCTGCGGCTGGTGCCGGCCGCGCTCGCGGTGTGGGGGACGGCGGCTCTCGTCCTGGTCCTGCCGCCCGGCTGGGCGATCGGGATCACCGGGGTCTGCCTGGTCGCCGGTGTGGTGCTGTTGTCGGCCGGGCGGCCGGGGCGGGTCCGGGCGCGGCTCGGGCGGGCGCGGGCTCCGGTGGCGGCCGTCCTGCTGTGTGTCGCCGCGGCCGCCGCCTCCGCCGGGTTGCACGGGGCGGACGTGCGGCGCGGGCCGGTGCCGGAGCTGGCGCGCCGGTTCGCGACCGTGACCGCCGAGGTAGAGCTGAGCGGCGATCCCTGGCTGAGCAGACCGCGCGTACGCGGCGATCACGCGGCACCGGTGGCGGTGCTGGTCCGCGGGGAGGTACGGGAGGTCGAGCAGCGCGACGGGACGGCGGTGCGCACCCGCAGTCCGGTGCTGGTCGTGGTCGACGCCGAAGTGCCGGCGCCACCTGGAGCCGGGGCTCGGGAAGCGCCGGAACCGGGCGCGCGCGGTGGGCGGTCCGGCTGGCTCGGGCTGCTGCCGTCCACCCGGCTCCGGGTGACCGGACGGCTGGCTCCCGCCCTGGCCGCTGGTGACCGGACCGCCGCGGTGCTGCGCGTGCGGAAGCGCCCGGCGCCGGAGATCGTCGCCGGGCCGAGCGGACCCCAGCGGCTGGCGGGGCGGCTCCGGGCCGGACTGCGGGAAGCGACCGCGGGACTTCCGGCGGACGCGCGGGCACTGCTTCCCGGACTGGTCGTCGGGGACACCTCACGGATCACGCCGGACCTGGACGACGCCTTCAAGGAGACGGACCTGGCGCACACCCTCGCCGTCTCCGGCAGCAACCTCACGATCCTGCTCGCCCTGCTCATCGGGCCGCCCGGCCTGGCCCAGCGGGCCGAGCGCCGCGGCCTCGCCCCGCGCCTCGGACTCTCCCTGCGGGCGACCGCCCTGCTCGCCGCGGTGCTGACCCTGGGCTTCGTCCTCGTGTGCCGGCCCGATCCCAGCGTGCTGCGCGCCGCGGCCTGCGGCGCCGTCGCCCTGCTCGCCCTCGCCACCGGGCGCCGCAGATCCCTGATCCCGGCGCTGGCCGCCGCCGTCCTGCTGCTGGTGCTGTACGACCCGTGGCTGGCCCGCGGCTACGGCTTCCTGCTCTCCGTGCTGGCCACCGGCGCACTGCTCGTGGTGGCGCCCGGGTGGAGCGAGGCGCTGCGGCGACGACGGGTTCCCGCGCGGCTCGCCGAGGCGCTGGGTGCCGCTGCCGCCGCGCAGGCGTGCTGTGCGCCGGTCGTGGCGGTGCTGTCGGCTCGGGTGAGCCTGGTCGCGGTGCCCTGCAACCTGCTGGCCGAGATCGCGGTGGCCCCGGCCACGGTGCTCGGGTTCGCGGCGCTCGCGGTGGCCCCGGCGGCCATGCCCGTGGCCAAGGCGCTGGCCTGGTGCGCGGGTTGGCCCGCCGCCTGGATCGCGAAGGTCGCCCGCACCGGGGCCGCGCTGCCCGGCGCCGGAGTGGACTGGCCGGGCAGCTGGGCGGGGGCGCTGCTGCTCGTGGCGGTCACCGCGGTGGCCGCCCTGGCCGGACGGTGGCTGCTGCGGCACCCGTGGTGGTGCGCGGCCCTCGGGGTGCTGCTCCTGCTGGTCGTGGTCCGGCCGGTCCCCCTGACCCGGGTCGTCACGGGGTGGCCGCCGCCCGGCTGGCGGTTCGCGATGTGCGACGTCGGACAGGGCGACGCGACCGTGCTGGCCGCGGGCCAGGGTGCCGGGGTGGTCGTGGACGCCGGACCCGATCCGGAACTCGTCGACCGCTGTCTGCGGGAACTGGGAGTCACCCGCATTCCGCTCCTCGTCCTCACCCACTTCCACGCCGACCACGTCGCCGGCCTGACCGGTGTGCTGCGGGGCCGCACGGTCGCCGCGATCGAGACCACCGGATTCGAGGAGCCGGCGCAGGAGGCCGAGTTCGTCGGAAAGGAGGCCGCCGCACGGCACATCCCGGTCAGCAGGGCCGTAGCGGGGGAGGAACAGCGCACCGGACCGCTCAGCTGGCAGGTGCTGTGGCCGCCGGCCGCACCGGCAGCCGAGCCGGACGGACCGAACGACGCCAGCGTCGCGCTCCTCGTCCGGACGGGAGGACTGCGGCTCCTGCTGCTGGGAGATCTCGAACCCCCCGCCCAGCAGGCCCTGCTGCACTCGCCGGTCGCCGCCGAACTGGGCGCGGTGGACGTGCTGAAGGTCGCCCATCACGGCTCGGCGTACCAGGACCCGGACCTGATACGGCTGGTGTCGCCCCGGGTGGCGTTGATCTCGGTGGGAACCGGCAACCCGTACGGCCACCCGGCACCGGCGACCGTCGCCGCGCTGCGGGCCGACGGCGCGATGGTGCTGCGCACGGACCGGGACGGGGCCATCGCGGTCAGCGGGAGAGGGGGAGCGGGCGGGGAACTGCGGGTGACCAGAGACTGA
- a CDS encoding arylamine N-acetyltransferase, translating to MNPSQTDAYLRRIGAARPGRATADALRELHLCHLRTVPFENLSIHLGEEIVLEEKRLLDKVVEARRGGFCYELNGAFGALLASLGYEVVPLAGRVHGDEGRLGIPYDHMALRVRSVDGAEWLADVGFGAHSHYPLAFADRAEQADPGGVFRLAEAGPDADGVVDRDLDVVRDGRPQYRLETRPRALADFTAGAWWHSTSPRSHFTRSLVCSRITGDGGRVTLSGRTLTTTAADGTKEARELEADEEVLAVYRERFGIGLTTVPVVREGGRHG from the coding sequence ATGAACCCGAGCCAGACCGATGCCTACCTTCGCCGTATCGGCGCCGCCCGCCCCGGACGGGCCACCGCCGACGCCCTGCGCGAACTGCACCTGTGCCATCTGCGGACGGTCCCCTTCGAGAACCTGTCGATCCACCTCGGGGAGGAGATCGTGCTGGAGGAGAAGCGGCTGCTGGACAAGGTGGTCGAGGCCCGGCGGGGCGGCTTCTGCTACGAACTGAACGGCGCGTTCGGCGCGCTGCTCGCCTCGCTCGGCTACGAGGTCGTACCGCTCGCGGGCCGCGTCCACGGGGACGAGGGCCGGCTCGGTATCCCCTACGACCACATGGCGCTGCGGGTGCGGTCGGTGGACGGCGCCGAGTGGCTGGCCGACGTGGGGTTCGGGGCACACAGCCACTACCCGCTGGCCTTCGCCGACCGCGCGGAACAGGCCGACCCCGGGGGAGTGTTCCGGCTGGCCGAGGCGGGGCCGGACGCGGACGGGGTGGTGGACCGGGACCTGGACGTCGTACGGGACGGCAGGCCCCAGTACCGGCTGGAGACAAGGCCCCGGGCGCTGGCGGACTTCACGGCCGGAGCCTGGTGGCACAGCACCTCGCCGCGCTCGCACTTCACGCGGTCGCTGGTCTGCTCACGGATCACCGGGGACGGAGGACGCGTCACGCTCAGCGGGCGCACCCTGACCACGACCGCCGCCGACGGCACGAAGGAGGCGCGCGAGCTGGAGGCCGACGAGGAGGTGCTCGCCGTGTACCGGGAGCGGTTCGGGATCGGGCTGACCACGGTGCCCGTGGTCCGGGAGGGCGGCCGGCACGGCTGA
- the rpsT gene encoding 30S ribosomal protein S20 has product MANIKSQIKRNKTNEKARLRNKAVKSSLKTAIRKAREAAAAGDVEKATEYQRAAARQLDKAVSKGVIHKNQAANKKSALASKVATLKG; this is encoded by the coding sequence GTGGCGAACATCAAGTCCCAGATCAAGCGGAACAAGACCAACGAGAAGGCCCGGCTGCGCAACAAGGCCGTCAAGTCCTCTCTGAAGACCGCGATCCGCAAGGCCCGTGAGGCCGCTGCCGCGGGTGACGTCGAGAAGGCCACCGAGTACCAGCGCGCTGCCGCGCGTCAGCTCGACAAGGCCGTCTCGAAGGGCGTCATCCACAAGAACCAGGCCGCCAACAAGAAGTCGGCGCTGGCGTCCAAGGTCGCGACCCTCAAGGGCTGA
- a CDS encoding ComEA family DNA-binding protein, whose product MALRSRSRTAVPTSGPGRGPASDGRIRHRGAAAGRRRARHRQPAPADELRRRAQLLFGERAEAGRESGSGPPAADEPARTEETDTVTDLDPGPLPEPATAQPSRGRPASAEAVPPVPSVPERPETALLGRGARAGLALRERLPVWMQARCGVERRGVVALAVVLVAAALFAVQHFWAGRTQTVSAPQVVRAEVPFKRKGGAGTTSMAVASPSGTPGREIVVDVTGKVRHPGIRRLPAGSRVADALRAAGGLRPGARTENLNQARFLVDGEQVAVGTPAAAPGGTGPAGAVSGSDPGPTAPVSLNTATAAQLDTLPGVGPVLAQHIIDYRTRHGGFRSVNELRQVDGIGARRYTDLRSLVTP is encoded by the coding sequence ATGGCACTTCGATCACGTTCCCGCACAGCCGTCCCGACCAGCGGCCCCGGCCGAGGTCCCGCCTCCGACGGCCGCATCCGGCACCGCGGCGCCGCCGCCGGACGCCGCCGCGCACGCCACCGCCAGCCCGCCCCGGCCGACGAACTGCGGCGCCGCGCCCAACTCCTCTTCGGCGAGCGGGCCGAGGCGGGCCGGGAATCGGGGAGCGGCCCACCGGCCGCCGATGAGCCGGCGCGCACGGAAGAGACGGACACGGTCACGGACCTCGACCCCGGCCCGCTCCCCGAACCGGCAACGGCCCAGCCGTCACGAGGCCGGCCGGCGTCCGCCGAGGCGGTGCCGCCGGTGCCGTCGGTGCCTGAGCGGCCGGAGACCGCCCTCCTCGGCCGGGGTGCGCGGGCCGGGCTGGCACTGCGCGAGCGGTTGCCGGTGTGGATGCAGGCCCGCTGCGGGGTGGAGCGCCGGGGTGTGGTCGCGCTCGCCGTGGTGCTGGTGGCCGCCGCGCTGTTCGCCGTGCAGCACTTCTGGGCGGGGCGGACCCAGACGGTGAGCGCGCCTCAAGTCGTACGGGCGGAGGTGCCGTTCAAGAGGAAGGGCGGTGCGGGCACGACGTCCATGGCGGTGGCGAGTCCGTCCGGGACACCGGGCAGGGAGATCGTCGTGGACGTCACGGGCAAGGTGCGGCATCCCGGCATCCGGCGGTTGCCGGCGGGCTCCCGCGTCGCCGACGCGCTGCGCGCGGCGGGTGGCCTGCGGCCGGGCGCACGGACGGAGAACCTCAACCAGGCCCGCTTCCTGGTGGACGGCGAACAGGTCGCCGTCGGCACCCCGGCAGCGGCCCCCGGCGGCACCGGACCGGCGGGCGCGGTGTCGGGTTCCGACCCCGGACCGACGGCCCCGGTGTCCCTCAACACGGCGACCGCGGCCCAGCTCGACACCCTGCCCGGCGTCGGTCCCGTCCTGGCCCAGCACATCATCGACTACCGCACCCGGCACGGCGGCTTCCGCTCCGTGAACGAACTGCGCCAGGTCGACGGCATCGGCGCCCGCCGCTACACCGACCTGCGAAGCCTGGTAACCCCATGA
- a CDS encoding DegV family protein codes for MSRHVAIVTDSTAYLPPRTMERHGITAVPLTVVLGDQALEEGTEISTRSLAQALQKRRPVTTSRPSPQTFAETYRRVADAGATGIVSLHLSAELSGTYDAAVLAAREAPVPVRVVDTGMIAMALGFCALAAAEAAESGGTVDEAVTAAEKRAAGTSAYFYVDTLDYLRRGGRIGAAQALLGSALAVKPLLQLDGGRIEPLEKVRTASKAIARLEEIAADRAGGAEVDIAVHHLAAPDRAAALADRLRVRVPGLTDLHVSEVGAVIGAHTGPGLLGVVVSPR; via the coding sequence ATGTCCCGCCATGTCGCGATCGTCACCGATTCAACGGCCTACCTGCCGCCGCGGACGATGGAGCGTCACGGCATCACCGCGGTGCCCCTGACCGTGGTCCTCGGCGACCAGGCACTCGAAGAGGGCACCGAGATCTCGACCCGCTCCCTGGCCCAGGCACTGCAGAAGCGGCGCCCCGTCACCACCTCCCGGCCCAGCCCCCAGACGTTCGCCGAGACCTACCGCAGGGTCGCCGACGCCGGCGCGACCGGCATCGTCTCGCTCCACCTCTCCGCCGAGCTGTCCGGCACGTACGACGCGGCGGTCCTGGCCGCACGCGAGGCACCCGTCCCGGTCCGCGTGGTGGACACCGGCATGATCGCGATGGCCCTCGGCTTCTGCGCGCTCGCCGCGGCCGAGGCGGCGGAGAGCGGCGGCACCGTGGACGAGGCCGTCACCGCCGCCGAGAAGCGGGCCGCGGGGACCTCCGCGTACTTCTACGTCGACACCCTCGACTATCTGCGTCGTGGCGGCCGCATCGGTGCCGCGCAGGCCCTGCTCGGCTCCGCGCTCGCCGTCAAACCGCTGCTGCAACTCGACGGCGGCCGCATCGAACCCCTCGAAAAGGTCCGCACCGCGTCCAAGGCCATCGCCCGCCTGGAGGAGATCGCCGCCGACCGGGCCGGCGGCGCCGAGGTCGACATCGCCGTCCACCACCTGGCCGCCCCCGACCGCGCCGCGGCACTCGCCGACCGGCTCCGGGTACGGGTTCCGGGGCTGACCGACCTTCATGTGAGCGAGGTCGGGGCGGTCATCGGTGCCCACACCGGGCCGGGGCTGCTGGGCGTGGTCGTCTCGCCCCGATGA
- the leuS gene encoding leucine--tRNA ligase: MSETNPAAAAATSAEVAPHRYTAAMAAEIEARWQDFWDADGTYAAPNPKGDLEGDPEVAARPRKFIMDMFPYPSGAGLHVGHPLGYIATDVFARFQRMTGHNVLHTLGFDAFGLPAEQYAVQTGTHPRVSTEANIENMKAQLRRLGLGHDKRRSFATIDPDYYKWTQWIFLQIFNSWYDDEADKARPISELIARFESGERAIPGTTRAWGELSAAERADVLGEYRLAYASDAPVNWCPGLGTVLANEEVTADGRSERGNYPVFKAKLRQWNMRITAYADRLLDDLAELDWPEAIKLQQRNWIGRSEGARVDFPIDGERITVFTTRPDTLFGATYMVLAPEHPLVEKFTPAAWPEGTHDVWTGGHATPSDAVAAYRAQAAAKSDVERQAEAKDKTGVFIGAYATNPINGEQVPVFIADYVLMGYGTGAIMAVPAGDQRDFEFARAFELPITCIVEPTDGRGTDTSTWENAFASYDAKIINSANDDISLDGLGVAEAKARVTEWLRRRGIGEGTVNFRLRDWLFSRQRYWGEPFPIVYDEDGTAHALPESMLPLELPEVEDYSPRTFDPDDADTQPETPLSRNEEWVNVTLDLGDGPKKYRRETNTMPNWAGSCWYEFRYLDPHNEHRLVDPEIERYWMGPRAGQPHGGVDLYVGGAEHAVLHLLYARFWSKVLYDLGHVSSAEPFHKLFNQGMIQAYVYRDSRGIAVPAAEVEERDGAYYYQGEQVSRLLGKMGKSLKNAVTPDEICAEYGADTLRLYEMAMGPLDVSRPWDTRAVVGQFRLLQRLWRNIVDEDTGEVTVVDTEPDEDTLRALHKAIDGVRGDLEGLRFNTAIAKVTELNNHLTKAGTAVPRTIAEPLVLMAAPLAPHIAEELWRKLGHTGSVVHEDFPVADPAYVVDETVTCVVQIKGKVKARLEVPPGISEDELEKVALADEKVVAALDGAGIRKVIVRAPKLVNIVPA, from the coding sequence ATGAGCGAGACGAACCCCGCTGCTGCCGCCGCCACGTCGGCGGAGGTCGCGCCGCACCGCTACACGGCGGCCATGGCGGCCGAGATTGAGGCACGCTGGCAGGACTTCTGGGACGCCGACGGCACCTACGCGGCGCCGAACCCCAAGGGCGACCTGGAGGGCGACCCGGAGGTGGCCGCCCGGCCCAGGAAGTTCATCATGGACATGTTCCCGTACCCCTCCGGTGCGGGCCTGCACGTCGGCCACCCCCTGGGCTACATCGCCACCGACGTCTTCGCGCGCTTCCAGCGCATGACCGGCCACAACGTCCTGCACACCCTGGGCTTCGACGCCTTCGGCCTGCCCGCCGAGCAGTACGCCGTGCAGACCGGCACGCACCCGCGCGTGTCCACCGAGGCCAACATCGAGAACATGAAGGCCCAGCTGCGCCGGCTGGGCCTGGGCCACGACAAGCGCCGGTCGTTCGCCACGATCGACCCGGACTACTACAAGTGGACCCAGTGGATCTTCCTGCAGATCTTCAACTCCTGGTACGACGACGAGGCGGACAAAGCCCGCCCGATCTCCGAGCTGATCGCCCGGTTCGAGTCCGGTGAGCGCGCGATCCCGGGCACCACGCGCGCGTGGGGCGAGCTGAGCGCCGCCGAGCGCGCCGACGTCCTGGGCGAGTACCGCCTGGCCTACGCCTCCGACGCACCGGTCAACTGGTGCCCCGGCCTGGGCACCGTGCTGGCCAACGAGGAGGTCACAGCCGACGGCCGCTCCGAGCGCGGCAACTACCCGGTCTTCAAGGCCAAGCTGCGCCAGTGGAACATGCGCATCACCGCCTACGCCGACCGGCTGCTGGACGACCTGGCGGAGCTGGACTGGCCCGAGGCCATCAAGCTGCAGCAGCGCAACTGGATCGGCCGCAGCGAGGGCGCCCGCGTCGACTTCCCCATCGACGGCGAGCGCATCACCGTCTTCACCACCCGCCCGGACACCCTGTTCGGCGCGACCTACATGGTGCTGGCCCCCGAGCACCCGCTGGTCGAGAAGTTCACCCCGGCCGCCTGGCCCGAGGGCACCCACGACGTCTGGACCGGCGGCCACGCCACCCCGTCCGACGCCGTCGCCGCCTACCGCGCGCAGGCCGCCGCCAAGTCCGACGTGGAGCGGCAGGCCGAGGCCAAGGACAAGACCGGCGTCTTCATCGGCGCGTACGCGACCAACCCGATCAACGGCGAGCAGGTCCCCGTCTTCATCGCCGACTACGTCCTGATGGGCTACGGCACCGGCGCGATCATGGCCGTCCCCGCGGGCGACCAGCGCGACTTCGAGTTCGCGCGCGCCTTCGAACTGCCCATCACGTGCATCGTGGAGCCGACCGACGGCCGCGGCACCGACACGTCGACGTGGGAGAACGCCTTCGCCTCCTACGACGCGAAGATCATCAACTCCGCCAACGACGACATCTCCCTGGACGGCCTGGGCGTCGCCGAGGCCAAGGCCCGCGTCACCGAGTGGCTGCGGCGCCGGGGCATCGGCGAGGGCACCGTCAACTTCCGGCTGCGCGACTGGCTGTTCAGCCGCCAGCGCTACTGGGGCGAGCCCTTCCCGATCGTCTACGACGAGGACGGCACCGCCCACGCCCTGCCCGAGTCGATGCTGCCGCTGGAGCTGCCCGAGGTCGAGGACTACAGCCCCCGCACCTTCGACCCGGACGACGCCGACACCCAGCCCGAGACGCCGCTGTCGCGCAACGAGGAGTGGGTCAACGTCACCCTGGACCTGGGCGACGGACCGAAGAAGTACCGCCGCGAGACCAACACCATGCCCAACTGGGCGGGTTCCTGCTGGTACGAGTTCCGCTACCTGGACCCGCACAACGAGCACCGGCTGGTCGACCCCGAGATCGAGCGGTACTGGATGGGCCCGCGCGCGGGGCAGCCGCACGGCGGCGTCGACCTGTACGTCGGCGGCGCCGAGCACGCCGTGCTGCACCTGCTGTACGCGCGCTTCTGGTCCAAGGTCCTGTACGACCTGGGCCACGTCTCCTCCGCCGAGCCGTTCCACAAGCTGTTCAACCAGGGCATGATCCAGGCCTACGTCTACCGGGACAGCCGTGGCATCGCGGTGCCGGCCGCCGAGGTGGAGGAGCGCGACGGCGCCTACTACTACCAGGGCGAGCAGGTCTCCCGGCTGCTGGGCAAGATGGGCAAGTCCCTGAAGAACGCCGTCACCCCGGACGAGATCTGCGCGGAGTACGGCGCGGACACCCTGCGCCTGTACGAGATGGCGATGGGCCCGCTGGACGTCTCCCGGCCGTGGGACACGCGCGCGGTGGTGGGCCAGTTCCGGCTGCTGCAGCGGCTGTGGCGCAACATCGTCGACGAGGACACCGGCGAGGTGACCGTCGTCGACACCGAGCCCGACGAGGACACGCTGCGCGCCCTGCACAAGGCGATCGACGGGGTCCGGGGCGACCTGGAGGGTCTGCGCTTCAACACCGCCATCGCCAAGGTCACCGAGCTGAACAACCACCTGACCAAGGCGGGCACGGCGGTACCGCGCACGATCGCCGAGCCGCTGGTGCTGATGGCCGCCCCGCTGGCCCCGCACATCGCCGAGGAGCTGTGGCGCAAGCTGGGCCACACCGGATCGGTGGTCCACGAGGACTTCCCGGTAGCCGACCCGGCTTACGTCGTCGACGAGACCGTCACCTGCGTCGTGCAGATCAAGGGCAAGGTCAAGGCCCGCCTGGAGGTGCCGCCGGGCATCTCCGAGGACGAACTGGAGAAGGTGGCCCTGGCCGACGAGAAGGTCGTGGCAGCGCTGGACGGAGCGGGCATCCGCAAGGTGATCGTGCGGGCGCCGAAGCTGGTGAACATCGTCCCGGCGTAA
- the holA gene encoding DNA polymerase III subunit delta, whose product MARNTANDDPLAPVTLAVGQEDLLLDRAVREVVAAARAADADTDVRDLTPDQLQPGTLAELTSPSLFAERKVVVVRNAQDLSADTVKDVKAYLGAPAEEITLVLLHAGGAKGKGLLDAARKAGAREVACPKMTKPADRLAFVRQEFRGFGRSATPEACQALVDAIGSDLRELASAVAQLVADVEGTVDEAVVGRYYTGRAEASSFTVADRAVEGRTAEALEALRWSLATGVAPVLITSALAQGVRAIGKLASARGGRPADLARELGMPPWKIDRVRQQMRGWTPDGVSVALRAVAEADAGVKGGGDDPEYALEKAVVVIARAARSRGRG is encoded by the coding sequence ATGGCCAGGAACACTGCGAATGACGACCCTCTCGCCCCGGTGACACTCGCCGTGGGCCAGGAGGACCTGCTGCTCGACCGTGCCGTGCGGGAGGTGGTGGCCGCCGCGAGGGCCGCCGACGCCGACACGGACGTACGGGACCTGACCCCGGACCAGTTGCAGCCCGGCACGCTCGCCGAGCTGACGAGCCCGTCGCTGTTCGCGGAGCGCAAGGTCGTGGTCGTACGCAACGCGCAGGACCTGTCCGCCGACACGGTCAAGGACGTGAAGGCGTACCTCGGGGCGCCCGCCGAGGAGATCACGCTCGTGCTGCTGCACGCCGGCGGGGCCAAGGGCAAGGGGCTGCTGGACGCCGCGCGCAAGGCGGGGGCACGGGAGGTGGCCTGCCCCAAGATGACCAAGCCGGCGGACCGGCTGGCGTTCGTGCGGCAGGAGTTCCGGGGGTTCGGCAGGTCCGCGACGCCCGAGGCCTGCCAGGCGCTGGTCGACGCGATCGGCAGTGATCTGCGGGAGCTGGCCTCGGCGGTGGCGCAGCTGGTCGCCGATGTCGAGGGCACCGTCGACGAGGCCGTCGTGGGGCGGTACTACACGGGGCGGGCCGAGGCGTCGAGCTTCACCGTCGCCGACCGGGCGGTGGAGGGGCGTACGGCGGAGGCGCTGGAGGCGCTCAGATGGTCGCTGGCGACCGGGGTGGCGCCGGTGCTGATCACCAGCGCGCTGGCGCAGGGGGTCCGGGCGATCGGGAAGCTGGCGTCCGCGCGTGGGGGGCGGCCGGCGGATCTCGCGCGGGAGCTGGGGATGCCGCCGTGGAAGATCGATCGGGTGCGGCAGCAGATGCGGGGGTGGACGCCGGACGGGGTGTCCGTGGCGTTGCGGGCGGTCGCCGAGGCGGATGCGGGGGTTAAGGGCGGGGGCGATGATCCTGAGTACGCGTTGGAGAAGGCGGTCGTGGTGATCGCCCGGGCCGCCCGGTCCCGGGGGCGCGGGTAG